Proteins from one Hyperolius riggenbachi isolate aHypRig1 chromosome 4, aHypRig1.pri, whole genome shotgun sequence genomic window:
- the LOC137504707 gene encoding processed variable antigen-like: MTRDPGMTRDPGMSKDPGMSKDTGMSKDTGMSKDTGMSKDPSMSKDTSMSKDPCMTKDSGMSMDPGMSKDPGMSKDFSMSKDPSMSKDPSMSKDPGISKDPGMSKDPGMSKDTGMSKDTGMSKGTGMSKDPGMSKDPGMSKDPGKSKDPSTSKNFSMSKDPSMSKDPGMSKDPA; this comes from the coding sequence ATGACTAGGGACCCTGGCATGACTAGGGACCCTGGCATGAGTAAGGACCCTGGCATGAGTAAGGACACCGGCATGAGTAAGGACACCGGCATGAGTAAGGACACCGGCATGAGTAAGGACCCCAGCATGAGTAAGGACACCAGCATGAGTAAGGACCCCTGCATGACTAAGGACTCCGGCATGAGTATGGACCCCGGCATGAGTAAGGACCCTGGCATGAGTAAGGACTTCAGCATGAGTAAGGACCCCAGCATGAGTAAGGACCCCAGCATGAGTAAGGACCCCGGCATAAGTAAAGACCCTGGCATGAGTAAGGACCCTGGCATGAGTAAGGACACCGGCATGAGTAAGGACACCGGCATGAGTAAGGGCACCGGCATGAGTAAGGACCCTGGCATGAGTAAGGACCCCGGCATGAGTAAGGACCCTGGCAAGAGTAAGGACCCTAGCACGAGTAAGAACTTCAGCATGAGTAAGGACCCCAGCATGAGTAAGGACCCCGGCATGAGTAAGGACCCGGCATAA